A section of the Ranitomeya imitator isolate aRanImi1 chromosome 7, aRanImi1.pri, whole genome shotgun sequence genome encodes:
- the LOC138644989 gene encoding hemoglobin subunit alpha-3-like, whose product MPLTASEKAFILNLWPKIAPRVNDLGGDALDRLFLSFPQTKTYFSHFDLSHGSADVKAHGGKVLSALGKAASHLNDLDGALSSLSDLHAYNLRVDPGNFALLSHTIQVVLAINFPNDFSAEAHAAWDKFLSEVAEILTSKYR is encoded by the exons ATGCCTCTGACTGCAAGCGAGAAGGCTTTCATCCTGAACCTTTGGCCCAAGATTGCTCCTAGAGTCAATGATTTGGGTGGTGATGCTTTGGACAG GCTGTTTCTGAGCTTCCCTCAGACCAAGACCTACTTTTCCCACTTTGACTTGTCTCATGGATCTGCTGACGTCAAAGCCCATGGTGGTAAGGTCTTGAGTGCTCTTGGAAAGGCAGCCAGTCATCTGAATGACCTTGATGGTGCCCTGTCCAGCCTTAGTGACCTCCATGCCTACAATCTGAGAGTGGACCCTGGAAACTTTGCG CTGCTGTCTCACACCATCCAGGTTGTCCTGGCCATTAACTTCCCCAATGACTTCTCTGCTGAAGCCCATGCTGCATGGGACAAATTCCTCTCTGAAGTCGCTGAGATCCTGACCTCCAAGTACAGATAA